The segment GGCCAGACACGATGGCACTCTTGCGCTTGGACAAGTCACCTTCAGGATCGTTGGGATAATTGCGGTACAAATACTCGGTGGTCAGCATGTTGAGCACGGAGTCACCCAGGAATTCCAGACGTTCGTTGTTGTTCTCGTAGGGCAGGTCCTTGCCCATGAGGAAAGAACGGTGGACCAGGGCGTGAGCCAGCAGTTCCGGATCCCTGAATCTGTACCCAAGCTTCGCCTCAAGCCCGCCTTCGGACTTCTGGCGAAACCAGAGTTTTAAAACCTTATGCAATAAGTTTTCGTTTTCCAAATGTTACTCCTATTCATGCGGATACTACCGCCTGTGATAAAGGGAAAATTAAAAAATTAACGTCACTTCGTTTAGGATAAAACAGCCGATGCCGAAACAAGTTCGGCATGACGCTCAAAAAAAAACGGCCCCGGTTTTATACCGGAGACCGTTTTCAATTCCTTAGAATCGAGAGACTTAATTAAGCCTTCTTGGATTCGATGAAGGCGACAACGTCAGAAACCTTCTGGAACTTTTCTGCGTCGGAGTCGAGGATTTCGACTTCGAATTCGTCTTCGAGAGCCATAACCAGTTCGACGCGGTCGAGAGAGTCTGCGCCGAGGTCGTTGCTGAATTCGGATTCAGGCTTCACATCTTCAGCCTTAACTTCGAGCTTGGCAACGATAACGTCGGTTACCTTCTTAAAAATTTCTTCGTTCATTTGATACTCCATTTTAGGATTTTAGTGTTTGAGTTTAAATTTAGTAAAAAAATCTTATGCGTTCAAGCCCCCGTCAACGCCCAGTACCTGTCCGGTAATGTAGGATGCGTCGTCGGATGCCAGGAATGCAACAGCCTTGGCCACGTCTTCCGGGTTACCAATACGCTGCAGAGGAATGCTTGCTGCGTACTTTTCCTTGGTAGCGTCGTCCATCTTGGCAGTCATGTCGGTGCCAATGAAGCCAGGAGCAACAGCGTTCACGGTAATGCCGCGGGAAGCGAATTCCATGGCGTTGGACTTGGTCATGCCGATCACGCCAGCCTTGGCACCGGCATAGTTAGCCTGGCCTGCCTGACCGCGGATAGCGTTGATGCTGGTAATATTGACAATGCGGCCTGCGCGCTTGCCCATCATGGTGCGAGCCACGGCGCGGGTGCAAAGGAACACGGAACGGAGGTTGGTCTGGATGACGGCGTCGAAGTCTTCGTCCTTCATGCGCATCAGGAGACCATCGCGGGTAATGCCAGCGTTGTTCACGAGAATATCAACGGTGCCCATGTCAGTGATGATCTGCTTGAACACGTTCTGCA is part of the Fibrobacter sp. UWR4 genome and harbors:
- the acpP gene encoding acyl carrier protein, with the translated sequence MNEEIFKKVTDVIVAKLEVKAEDVKPESEFSNDLGADSLDRVELVMALEDEFEVEILDSDAEKFQKVSDVVAFIESKKA
- the fabG gene encoding 3-oxoacyl-[acyl-carrier-protein] reductase, coding for MRNYQMGKLTGKKAIVTGASRGIGLAIATELAREGADVAILSTSVKEDLANQLSAELGVQVKSYACDVGNSETVQNVFKQIITDMGTVDILVNNAGITRDGLLMRMKDEDFDAVIQTNLRSVFLCTRAVARTMMGKRAGRIVNITSINAIRGQAGQANYAGAKAGVIGMTKSNAMEFASRGITVNAVAPGFIGTDMTAKMDDATKEKYAASIPLQRIGNPEDVAKAVAFLASDDASYITGQVLGVDGGLNA